One region of uncultured Fusobacterium sp. genomic DNA includes:
- the ruvX gene encoding Holliday junction resolvase RuvX, translating into MYKKYVALDVGDVRIGVAKSDIMGILATPLEVIDRRKTKAVKRIEEILIQENTKSLVIGIPKSLDGTEKRQAEKVREFIEKLNKNIEGLEIFEVDERLTTVSADRLLNETNRKGALEKRKVVDKVAAAIILQTFLDRKK; encoded by the coding sequence ATGTATAAAAAATATGTTGCCTTAGATGTTGGTGATGTGAGGATAGGTGTGGCTAAATCAGATATAATGGGGATTTTAGCCACTCCCCTTGAAGTTATTGACAGAAGAAAAACAAAAGCAGTAAAAAGAATAGAGGAGATACTTATACAAGAGAACACAAAATCTCTAGTTATAGGTATACCTAAAAGTTTAGATGGGACAGAAAAGAGACAAGCTGAAAAAGTAAGAGAGTTCATAGAAAAGCTCAATAAAAATATTGAGGGATTAGAAATCTTTGAAGTAGATGAAAGATTGACTACAGTTTCTGCAGATAGACTTCTTAATGAAACTAATAGAAAAGGAGCATTAGAGAAAAGAAAAGTAGTGGATAAAGTAGCAGCAGCTATAATACTTCAGACTTTTTTAGATAGAAAAAAATAG
- the alaS gene encoding alanine--tRNA ligase: protein MLTGNQIRKEFIEFFKKKNHKHFESASLIPDDPTLLLTVAGMVPFKPYFLGQKEAPYPRVTTYQKSIRTNDLENVGRTARHHTFFEMLGNFSFGDYFKEEAIVWSWEFVTEVLGLDKDKLWVSVFTTDDEAEKIWIEKCNFPKERIVRLGEDENWWAAGPTGSCGPCSEIHVDLGPAYGGDENSKLGDEGTDNRFIEIWNLVFTEWNRMEDGSLEPLPKKNIDTGAGLERVTAMVQGKSNNFETDLLFPLVEEAGRLTNTKYGEDKEKDFSLKVITDHARAVTFLINDGVIPSNEGRGYVLRRILRRAVRHGRLLGQSELFLYKMVDKVVEMMNEAYPDLNDNLEHIKKVVKIEEEKFSRTLDQGIQLVNQEIEKVKAEGGKKLSGDITFRLYDTYGFPYELTEEICEEKGVEVSREEFEAKMEEQKEKARSAREIVMEKGQDSFIEEFYDKYGATNFVGYETLKETAKLLSIREGKDGKTLMIFDTTPFYGESGGQAADTGVISGNGFEGKVVDVQKQKGIFTHTVEIVKGEAKEGEEYLLEVDEMNRLATAKNHTATHLLHKALREVLGTHVQQAGSLVNGQRLRFDFNHYEAMTAEELEKVENLVNEKIAESLCVTIKEMSMDEAKKEGAMALFGDKYGDVVRVVKVDDFSIELCGGTHIDNIAKIGLFKIESESGIAAGVRRIEAVTGLGAYKFVKKIESTLKDVAKTIKADEANVLERVEKMTETLRENSKEIEALKAKITNFEAGSLNEAAEEINGVKVVIKTFKDKTAEELRQMVDSLKEKLGSCVVVLASGEDKAIFAVGVTKDLIGKVKAGNLVKEAAQIAGGNGGGRPDFAQAGGKDATKIEEAVAKVRETLTTLL, encoded by the coding sequence ATGTTAACAGGAAATCAAATTAGAAAAGAGTTCATAGAATTCTTTAAAAAGAAAAATCACAAACATTTTGAAAGTGCATCTTTAATTCCAGATGACCCAACACTTTTATTAACAGTTGCAGGAATGGTACCATTTAAACCATATTTCTTAGGACAAAAGGAAGCTCCATATCCAAGAGTAACTACTTACCAAAAATCAATTAGAACTAACGACTTAGAAAATGTTGGAAGAACAGCTAGACACCATACTTTCTTTGAAATGTTAGGAAACTTCTCATTTGGAGATTACTTCAAAGAGGAAGCAATAGTTTGGTCTTGGGAATTTGTAACAGAAGTACTAGGATTAGATAAAGATAAATTATGGGTATCTGTATTTACAACAGATGACGAAGCAGAAAAAATTTGGATAGAAAAATGTAATTTCCCTAAGGAAAGAATAGTAAGACTTGGAGAAGATGAAAACTGGTGGGCAGCAGGACCTACAGGATCTTGTGGACCATGTTCAGAAATTCACGTAGACTTAGGACCAGCTTATGGTGGAGATGAAAACTCTAAATTAGGTGATGAAGGAACAGATAACCGTTTCATAGAGATTTGGAACTTAGTATTTACAGAGTGGAATAGAATGGAAGATGGATCATTAGAGCCATTACCTAAGAAAAATATAGATACTGGAGCTGGACTAGAAAGAGTTACAGCTATGGTACAAGGTAAGTCTAACAACTTTGAAACAGATCTATTATTCCCATTAGTAGAAGAGGCTGGAAGATTAACAAATACTAAATATGGAGAAGATAAAGAAAAAGATTTCTCATTAAAAGTTATAACTGACCATGCAAGAGCAGTAACTTTCTTAATAAATGACGGAGTTATTCCATCTAATGAGGGAAGAGGATATGTATTAAGAAGAATCTTAAGAAGAGCTGTAAGACATGGAAGATTATTAGGACAATCAGAGTTATTCCTATATAAAATGGTAGATAAAGTTGTAGAGATGATGAACGAAGCTTATCCAGATTTAAATGATAACTTAGAGCACATCAAAAAAGTTGTTAAAATAGAAGAGGAGAAATTCTCTCGTACTCTTGACCAAGGAATACAACTTGTAAACCAAGAGATAGAAAAAGTAAAAGCAGAAGGTGGAAAGAAACTTTCTGGAGATATAACATTCAGATTATATGACACTTATGGATTCCCATATGAATTAACAGAAGAGATTTGTGAAGAGAAAGGTGTAGAAGTTTCAAGAGAAGAGTTTGAAGCTAAAATGGAAGAGCAAAAAGAAAAAGCTAGATCAGCTAGAGAAATTGTTATGGAAAAAGGACAAGATAGCTTTATAGAAGAGTTCTATGATAAATATGGAGCTACTAACTTTGTTGGATATGAAACTTTAAAAGAAACAGCTAAATTATTAAGTATCAGAGAGGGAAAAGATGGAAAAACTCTTATGATATTTGATACAACTCCTTTCTATGGAGAATCTGGAGGACAAGCTGCTGATACAGGAGTTATATCTGGTAATGGATTTGAAGGAAAAGTAGTAGATGTTCAAAAACAAAAAGGAATATTTACTCATACAGTTGAAATAGTAAAAGGAGAGGCTAAAGAGGGAGAAGAGTATTTATTAGAAGTAGATGAGATGAATAGACTTGCTACTGCTAAAAACCATACAGCTACTCACTTATTACATAAAGCTTTAAGAGAAGTTTTAGGAACTCATGTTCAACAAGCTGGATCATTAGTAAATGGACAAAGATTAAGATTTGACTTTAACCACTATGAAGCTATGACAGCTGAAGAGTTAGAAAAAGTAGAAAACTTAGTAAATGAAAAAATTGCAGAGTCTCTATGTGTAACTATAAAAGAGATGAGTATGGACGAAGCTAAAAAAGAGGGAGCTATGGCTCTATTTGGAGATAAATATGGAGATGTAGTAAGAGTTGTAAAAGTAGATGACTTCTCTATTGAGCTTTGTGGAGGAACTCACATAGATAATATTGCTAAAATAGGATTATTTAAAATAGAATCTGAAAGTGGTATAGCTGCTGGAGTAAGAAGAATAGAAGCTGTAACAGGATTAGGAGCTTATAAATTTGTTAAGAAAATAGAATCTACTCTTAAAGATGTAGCTAAGACAATTAAAGCTGATGAAGCTAATGTTTTAGAAAGAGTTGAAAAAATGACTGAAACTTTAAGAGAAAATTCAAAAGAAATTGAAGCATTAAAAGCTAAAATAACAAACTTTGAAGCTGGATCATTAAATGAAGCTGCTGAAGAGATTAATGGAGTTAAAGTAGTAATAAAAACATTTAAAGATAAGACAGCTGAAGAATTAAGACAAATGGTTGACTCTTTAAAAGAAAAATTAGGAAGCTGTGTAGTAGTTCTTGCTTCTGGAGAGGATAAAGCTATATTTGCTGTAGGAGTAACTAAAGATTTAATAGGAAAAGTAAAAGCTGGAAATTTAGTTAAAGAAGCTGCTCAAATTGCTGGAGGAAATGGAGGAGGAAGACCTGATTTCGCTCAAGCTGGAGGAAAAGATGCAACTAAGATAGAGGAAGCTGTAGCTAAAGTAAGAGAAACTTTAACAACTTTATTATAA
- the lptB gene encoding LPS export ABC transporter ATP-binding protein: protein MINLSAQNLCKSYKKRRVVDNVSLEVRKGEIVGLLGPNGAGKTTTFYMITGIVKPDNGKVFCDNMEVTDYPMYKRANMGIGYLAQEPSIFRNLTVTENIAAVLEMKNISKAEQKETIDKLLEEFKLTHVKNSLGFSLSGGERRRVEIARTIANNPNFILLDEPFAGVDPIAVEDIQQIIRYLKNRGLGILITDHSVRETLRITEKAYIMAQGKVLISGTPEEIAENETARKIYLGEKFKLD from the coding sequence ATGATAAACTTATCAGCTCAAAATCTATGTAAAAGTTATAAAAAAAGAAGAGTTGTAGATAATGTTAGTTTAGAAGTGAGAAAAGGTGAAATAGTAGGACTTTTAGGTCCTAATGGAGCTGGAAAAACTACAACTTTCTACATGATAACAGGAATAGTAAAGCCAGATAATGGAAAAGTTTTTTGTGATAATATGGAAGTTACAGATTATCCAATGTATAAAAGAGCAAATATGGGTATAGGATATTTAGCTCAAGAGCCATCTATTTTTAGAAATTTAACAGTAACAGAAAATATAGCTGCTGTTCTTGAGATGAAAAATATAAGTAAAGCTGAACAAAAGGAAACAATAGATAAATTATTAGAGGAATTTAAACTTACTCATGTTAAAAATTCTTTAGGTTTTTCACTATCTGGAGGGGAGAGAAGAAGGGTAGAGATAGCTAGAACTATTGCAAATAATCCCAATTTTATTCTCTTAGATGAACCTTTTGCTGGAGTTGACCCTATAGCAGTAGAGGATATTCAACAAATAATAAGATATTTAAAAAATAGAGGACTAGGAATTTTAATTACTGACCACAGTGTAAGAGAAACTCTTAGAATTACTGAAAAAGCTTATATTATGGCACAAGGAAAAGTTTTAATAAGTGGAACTCCTGAAGAGATAGCAGAGAATGAAACTGCTAGAAAAATTTATTTAGGAGAAAAATTTAAGCTAGACTAA
- a CDS encoding class I SAM-dependent rRNA methyltransferase encodes MAKIILEKGKEKKIQNFYPNVFKDEVKSVLGKIENGDIVDVCTEDMTFVGRGYVTDSTSAYVRVLTTKDEKIDKDFILNKIRSAYKKREHLYSETNCIRAFFSEGDGIPGLIIDKFDKYVAVQFRNSGVERFRQEIINAIKKVMKPKGIYERSDVENRTLEGVEQKTGIIYGEIPERVVMEDNGLKYGIDIIDGQKTGFFLDQRDSRKFIRKYLNKDTRFLDVFSSSGGFSMAALKENCKKVVAIDKEPHALELCKENYELNNFEGNFTTMEGDAFLLLKTLVGRGEKYDVITLDPPSLIKRKADIHKGRDFFFDLCDDSFKLLEDGGILGVITCAYHISLQDLIEVTRMAASKNGKLLQVIGINYQPEDHPWILHVPETLYLKALWVKIINN; translated from the coding sequence ATGGCTAAAATAATATTAGAAAAAGGAAAGGAAAAAAAGATTCAAAACTTTTATCCTAATGTATTTAAAGATGAAGTTAAAAGTGTTTTAGGAAAAATAGAGAATGGAGATATAGTAGATGTTTGTACTGAGGATATGACTTTTGTAGGAAGAGGATATGTAACTGATTCTACATCTGCATATGTAAGAGTTTTAACAACTAAAGATGAAAAAATTGATAAGGACTTTATTTTAAATAAGATAAGAAGTGCTTATAAAAAAAGAGAGCATCTATATAGTGAAACAAATTGTATAAGAGCATTTTTTTCTGAAGGAGATGGAATACCAGGGCTTATTATAGATAAGTTTGATAAATATGTAGCAGTTCAATTTAGAAATTCTGGTGTAGAAAGATTTAGACAAGAGATAATAAATGCTATAAAAAAAGTTATGAAACCAAAAGGAATCTATGAGAGAAGTGATGTTGAAAATAGAACTCTTGAAGGTGTTGAGCAAAAGACAGGAATTATTTATGGAGAGATTCCTGAAAGAGTAGTAATGGAAGATAATGGACTTAAATATGGAATAGACATTATTGATGGACAAAAAACAGGATTCTTTTTAGATCAGAGAGATTCTAGAAAATTTATAAGAAAATACTTAAATAAAGATACAAGATTTTTAGATGTTTTTTCAAGTAGTGGTGGATTCTCTATGGCAGCTTTAAAAGAGAATTGTAAAAAAGTTGTTGCTATAGATAAAGAACCTCATGCACTTGAATTGTGTAAAGAGAATTATGAATTAAATAATTTTGAAGGGAATTTTACTACTATGGAAGGAGATGCTTTTCTACTTTTAAAAACATTAGTTGGAAGAGGAGAAAAGTATGATGTTATTACATTAGATCCTCCTTCTCTTATAAAAAGAAAGGCTGATATTCATAAAGGAAGAGATTTTTTCTTTGATCTATGTGATGATAGTTTTAAACTGTTAGAAGATGGGGGAATATTAGGAGTTATTACTTGTGCTTATCATATTTCTTTACAAGATTTAATAGAAGTTACTAGAATGGCTGCATCTAAAAATGGAAAACTTTTACAAGTAATAGGAATAAATTATCAACCAGAAGATCATCCATGGATACTTCATGTTCCAGAAACACTTTATTTAAAAGCACTTTGGGTGAAAATAATAAACAAT
- the secF gene encoding protein translocase subunit SecF — translation MQIGIIKNSKKYLGLSLFLVILSLGVLIFKGLNYGIDFSGGSLIQVKFEKNITLKEINNNLDKIAKEIPQFSSNSRKVQVSEDNTVIIRTQELTEAQKADVLEELKNIGNYNLDKVDKVGASIGKELKTSAIYSLAIGTVLIILYITMRFEFLFSIGAVSALLHDIIIAVGVIALLGYEVDTPFIAAVLTILGYSINNTIVVFDRVRENLKRKTKEKISFEDLLDRSINQVMIRTINTSVTTLFAIIAILIFGGDSLKTFIVTLLIGILAGTYSSVFIATPIMYLLDKKKRDGGSSGIETKLKKEEKKETKEKILV, via the coding sequence ATGCAGATAGGAATTATAAAAAATAGTAAAAAATATCTAGGTCTTTCTCTTTTCCTAGTGATTTTATCTTTAGGAGTATTAATTTTTAAAGGATTAAATTATGGAATAGATTTTTCTGGAGGAAGTTTAATTCAAGTAAAATTTGAAAAAAATATAACTTTAAAAGAGATAAATAATAATTTAGATAAAATAGCAAAAGAGATACCACAATTTAGTTCAAATAGTAGAAAAGTTCAAGTATCTGAAGATAATACTGTAATTATAAGAACACAGGAGTTAACAGAAGCACAAAAAGCAGATGTTTTAGAGGAATTAAAAAATATTGGAAATTATAATTTAGATAAAGTAGATAAAGTTGGAGCTAGTATAGGAAAAGAGCTAAAAACTTCTGCTATTTACTCATTAGCTATAGGAACTGTATTAATTATTTTATATATAACTATGAGATTTGAATTTTTATTCTCAATAGGAGCTGTATCTGCTTTATTACATGATATTATTATTGCTGTAGGAGTAATAGCCCTATTAGGATATGAAGTTGATACTCCTTTCATAGCAGCTGTACTTACAATTTTAGGTTATTCAATAAACAATACAATAGTAGTATTTGACAGAGTAAGAGAAAACTTAAAACGTAAAACAAAAGAGAAAATATCTTTTGAAGATCTTTTAGATAGAAGTATAAATCAAGTTATGATTAGAACAATTAATACTTCAGTTACAACTCTTTTTGCTATTATAGCAATTTTAATTTTTGGTGGAGATTCTTTAAAAACTTTTATAGTAACTCTATTGATAGGAATCTTAGCTGGAACATATAGTTCTGTATTTATAGCAACTCCAATAATGTATCTTTTAGATAAGAAAAAAAGAGATGGTGGAAGTTCAGGAATCGAAACTAAATTAAAAAAAGAAGAGAAAAAAGAAACAAAAGAAAAAATATTAGTTTAA
- the alr gene encoding alanine racemase: MRAWLEIEMDNLLFNIKKIREKVQGTEIMAVVKANSYGFGAKETVKYLSKNGIKIFAVACIDEALELREAGIKEDILILGSLLKDEISLAQENNIQITVGNWEQIKYIKENNLTVGMHIKIDTGMGRLGFLVEEGIEAVKYCLDNNLNVMGIYSHLSDADGFNEESDTYTEKQLEKFKNFEQFKDRVRYLHILNSGGILRFNQGYIGNIVRAGICMYGMIANYRVSDLKRVFSVKTKILAIRTVDEDSFISYGRKYVLHKGETFATIGMGYADGIKKEFTGKSYVIIEGEKCPIIGEICMDMCMVKIPESIKNKISLGTEVIVVRDDIIEEINVEHKCSWDILTGIGRRVYRVYKENGKPYLITK; this comes from the coding sequence ATGAGAGCATGGTTAGAAATAGAGATGGACAATTTACTTTTTAATATAAAAAAAATAAGAGAAAAAGTTCAAGGAACGGAGATAATGGCAGTAGTCAAAGCCAATAGTTATGGATTTGGAGCAAAGGAAACAGTTAAATATTTATCTAAAAATGGAATAAAAATATTTGCAGTAGCTTGTATAGATGAAGCTTTAGAATTAAGAGAGGCTGGAATAAAAGAGGATATTTTAATTTTAGGATCACTATTAAAAGATGAAATCTCTCTTGCTCAAGAAAACAATATTCAAATAACAGTTGGAAATTGGGAGCAAATAAAATATATAAAAGAGAATAATTTAACTGTAGGAATGCATATAAAAATTGATACAGGAATGGGAAGATTAGGATTTTTAGTAGAGGAAGGAATTGAAGCAGTAAAATATTGTTTAGATAATAATTTAAATGTGATGGGTATCTATTCACATCTTTCTGATGCTGATGGATTTAATGAAGAGTCTGATACTTATACAGAAAAACAACTTGAAAAATTTAAAAACTTTGAACAATTCAAAGATAGAGTAAGATATTTACATATTTTAAATAGTGGAGGAATTTTAAGATTTAATCAAGGATATATAGGAAATATTGTTAGAGCAGGAATATGTATGTATGGAATGATAGCTAATTATAGAGTATCAGATTTAAAAAGAGTATTTAGCGTGAAAACAAAAATCCTAGCAATAAGAACAGTAGATGAAGACTCATTTATTTCTTATGGTAGAAAATATGTTCTTCATAAGGGAGAAACTTTTGCAACTATAGGAATGGGATATGCAGATGGAATAAAAAAAGAGTTTACAGGAAAGAGTTATGTTATTATTGAAGGAGAAAAATGTCCAATCATTGGAGAGATATGCATGGATATGTGTATGGTAAAAATCCCTGAAAGTATAAAAAATAAAATATCATTAGGAACAGAAGTAATAGTAGTTAGAGATGATATAATAGAAGAGATAAATGTAGAACATAAATGTTCATGGGATATTCTAACTGGAATAGGAAGAAGAGTTTATAGAGTATATAAAGAAAATGGAAAACCATATTTAATAACGAAGTAA
- the secD gene encoding protein translocase subunit SecD, with amino-acid sequence MSSKLMMRLLLVIMVVCGAIWLSFAKPTKLGLDLKGGVYVVLEAVPEEGVTIDAEAMDRLIEVLDRRINGLGVAESVVQKAGDNKVIVELPGINNTEDAIKMIGKTALLEFKIMNPDGTLGETLLTGGALKKADVSYDNLGRPQIQFEMNQEGAVKFAEITRNNIGKQLAITLDGAVQTAPMINSEIPSGSGVITGNYTVEEAKATATLLNAGALPVKAEIAETRTVGASLGDESIAQSKNAGILAMALIGVFMLVFYRLPGIVADIALIIFGLITFGALNFIDATLTLPGIAGLILSAGMAVDANVIIFERIKEELRFGNSIINSINTGFNKGFVAIFDSNITTLIITAILFTFGTGPVKGFAVTLTIGTLASMFTAVTITKILLLTFVHIFKFQKPELFGVRGRD; translated from the coding sequence ATGAGTTCAAAATTAATGATGAGATTACTCCTTGTAATAATGGTAGTCTGTGGAGCTATTTGGTTAAGTTTTGCTAAACCAACTAAGCTAGGACTAGACTTAAAAGGAGGAGTTTACGTAGTACTAGAAGCAGTGCCTGAAGAGGGAGTAACTATAGATGCTGAAGCTATGGATAGACTTATAGAGGTACTAGATAGAAGAATAAATGGATTGGGAGTAGCTGAATCAGTAGTTCAAAAAGCTGGAGATAATAAGGTAATAGTAGAATTACCAGGAATAAATAATACTGAAGATGCAATAAAGATGATAGGAAAAACAGCTCTTTTGGAGTTTAAAATAATGAATCCAGATGGGACATTAGGAGAAACTCTTTTAACAGGAGGAGCACTTAAAAAAGCTGATGTTTCTTATGATAACCTTGGAAGACCTCAAATTCAATTTGAAATGAATCAAGAGGGAGCTGTAAAATTTGCAGAAATTACAAGAAATAACATAGGAAAACAATTAGCAATTACACTAGACGGAGCTGTTCAAACAGCACCTATGATAAATAGTGAAATTCCAAGTGGAAGTGGAGTAATTACAGGAAATTATACTGTAGAAGAAGCTAAAGCAACTGCTACTCTTTTAAATGCAGGAGCTTTACCAGTAAAAGCTGAAATAGCTGAAACAAGAACAGTAGGAGCTTCTCTAGGAGATGAGTCAATAGCTCAAAGTAAAAATGCTGGAATACTTGCTATGGCTTTAATAGGAGTTTTTATGTTAGTTTTCTATAGACTTCCAGGGATAGTTGCAGATATAGCATTAATTATATTTGGACTTATAACTTTTGGAGCATTAAATTTCATTGATGCAACATTAACTTTACCAGGAATAGCTGGACTTATACTTTCAGCAGGTATGGCAGTTGATGCTAACGTAATTATATTTGAAAGAATTAAAGAGGAATTAAGATTTGGAAATAGTATTATTAATAGTATAAATACAGGATTTAATAAAGGATTTGTAGCAATATTCGACTCAAATATCACAACTTTAATCATTACTGCTATACTATTTACATTTGGAACAGGACCAGTAAAAGGATTTGCTGTAACTTTAACAATAGGAACACTTGCTTCTATGTTTACAGCAGTAACTATTACAAAAATACTTCTTCTTACATTTGTACATATATTTAAATTCCAAAAACCAGAGTTATTTGGAGTAAGGGGGAGAGATTAA